The genome window AATAAGGGTCATATGTTACCCACGTTATGCAGTTTAATACACCACCCTTATGGGAAAGAGCTGAGGATTCTATGGGTACAATCTTTGTATGGGGAAGCGCTTTTTTGAATGCGGATAATGCGATATCATCGCTATCTATACCGTAGATTGGAATCAGAATGCTTGAACCCAAATGAAAATAATTGATATGATTACCGAAAGAACTTGGAACGCCTTCAGATGATTCATCGATGAATAACCCATTAGGAATATCTATAAATTCTAAAGCATTATCCGATTCCATTTGGATTTGTTTTTTAACGCCATCGATGTACTTGTTTTCTTCGATACAAATTTCCGGATAACGTGAAACAACCAATTTGTCTTCGCCAATAAATCGAATCAAACCGTCAACATGTCCTGTTGCATCACCTGGTTCCTCATCTATAAACATCAATTTATTGATACCAAGCATCTGGTAAAATAATTCTTGAATACCTTTTTTTGAAAAACCTTCGTTATCAGCAATAATCCTATTTGTCACTATCGCCATCCCATTGCCATTATGGGTAATATTCCCCAAATCCCAAACCAGCGGAAATCGGATATTCTCGTCATTGGACAATCCCGCCAGCATCTTACCGGCATTATCGCTCGGGTCGGCTTCATCAGAATCCAGATATGCCGGACTATATTTTGCTTTTAAATATATACTTTTGCCTGAATCGTCAACGGCGCAAAGAGGCGACCAATCCCGAATCCAAATATCATAGGCTTTTCCACCATTGATAAAAGGTATTTCAACAAAGGAAATCGCTCTATTGATGTCATTCTCTATTAGGATTTTATTTATATCATTCCGAAGTTCTCTGTTACTGATTATTAAAGATATACCCACCGTTTCAGGAATATGCTTTATAAAATTAACATAGAATGGGACCAGATGATTCCTATTGGCGATTCCTCCAGGCCATACAAGAAATAATTCTTTCGGGATAGACCAATCAGGGATAAGCATATAATTAAATTTGGTAATCAGCATAAGATAACCTTCGCAACTTTACTGTCGGTCCTTAATCCATTCAAAATAGTTACAGCCTATCCTTTCTTTGCCTTCTCCATATCCTTCTATCGAGTAACTGCCGCCATTAAAATCTATTGATGTGTAAATTTCACCTTCTTTGAAGAACTTGTCACTATCATGTGGACAGGTCGATTCAGCGCACCCGCATCCAATATATTTTAGTTTTCTTATGCACGGACGAACGCTGAATAAATCGTTTGTGAAGGATGGGTCAATATGCGCTATAATTCTCTTTACTGTTCGTGCTTTTAAAACAGGGCAGTCAGCCAGGGCTTGTGCCAATATGAGATGGAATTTATCTTCCTTCTCAAATCCTTCATAATGATCTCGATCTGCCATTTTCCTTTTACCTCCAGATTCCGACGTGATTCTTTGGGGGGATTTATATCAAATAAAAATAAGTTAAATTATATAAGATTCGCCATCTTTGAGTCTTATGATGTTATGATGCCCCAATATATTATACTGATCAGGACGAAAAGTATGGATTGGAATAAGAGACTTCGGTTTTATGGCTTCAACGACATGTTTTAATGTATCAATACTCGCATGGCCGCTCGTATGCAAGATATATCGTTGAATCTCATTATTGTTCAAGAATTCCATCATTTTTTCCATTGATTTATCTTTAAGATAACCTTCCCACATTGAATAAATGAATAGCGCGCCATTCAGGCAATTCATTTTCTTTAATGAATTAATCATCGATCCCCTGATTGTCATCATGATTTTCCCAGGCATGCTCATGATTTCTTCAGATGATATCTTATAGCACGCCATGGCTTTAATGAATTCTTCTTTTTCGTCAACAGGGAGTCTATCGAGATAGTTCCCGACAAAGAAGATTCTAATATTGCGGAATGATTTTGAGGGATATGGTATTTTCGCGAATTTACTCAATTTCAACAGGATATATGCGGTATAAACATCAATAACAAACAATCTTTTTGTTGAAGATGCTGCTTTATAAAAGCCAACAAGACGATCGATATTTTGTGGAGAAAAATATAAGAATACCATACCCTGAGTATTTTTTGATAACTCTATACCTTTATCCTCAATATCCTCCTCGGTTAATACTTTTCCTGATTCTCGCCCCATCATAGTCCCTTCAAGCAGCATTGTATCCGCTCCTTTCCCAACATTTTTCACAAACTGTGGTAAGGCATACTTTTTTCTTCCATGATGCCTGAAATCGCCGGAATAGATCATTTTTTTCCCATCGGCCTCAATTAAAAATGCATAAGAATCAAAGGCTGAATGGTCCATGATAAAAGGGGTAATCTTAAAATTTCCGCAGGTGAATGATTTGTTTTTTAAAAAATAATTAGGATTTCCGATTAGTATCTTTGTATGTGCATGCTGTTTCCCAAAGATAGATGTAATTCTTATTAGTTCACCAGTCGCCTTTCCCAAATATACCGGCAATTCGTTGGATAAATATCTATAAAGACCGTAATGGTCAGCATGTGGATGGGAAATTATTAATCCATCTAATGGAGTAGATTCCTTATCCCATTTATAGATACCATTTATTTTAGGAAGGACTTCATTTATTAACAACTCCTGGTCAGGAATATCGTTGTAGTCATTAATGTTGAACCGCGTCCCATCTTTGTTGACAAGAGGTATGCCTATGTCTATAACAATACGGCTGCCATTACTTTCGAGCTCAACACAGGAGCCGCCAATTTCATGGGTGCCGCGGTGAATGGTGAGATTCATTTTACTTCTTTCCAATCAATACTATGAGGCGACAGCAATTGTGGCTTATAAATCAAAGAGTCATTTTTCTGTTTAGAGAAATCTTCATTTTTTAATTCTGCAAAAACAATATCGATACTTTTTTTTATAAAAATTTCTCTTTTTATTTCTTTAATACTATCAAATAACTCATCATCTTGTCTCCAATAATCCCAATAGTATTTATTTGCTGCGAATATTGATAATGCATTCACTCCAACTATATCATGTATATAGTCATACCTACTATTATTTTCAAGTAATGCATTTTCATGTAACTTTAATTGATTATTATATTTGGCTAAGTTATAGTTATAAAATAATAACTCTCCGAATCCTTTTAATGGACATTCTCCAGTTTGATCATTACCATTTTTTATTTTTAACTCAACAATAACATATTGTTTATCAATTTTTCCAAGTAAATCAAGAGATGGGCGTCTTGGACTCCCTCCTGGAATTACTGGAACCTCCATATCAATCCATTTAATCTCTTTTCCACAAAAATTCGATGACCCCTTTAAAAATATTGCTCTTTGATAAGCCTTTTCTTTATTATCACCTGTTTCTAATTTATACCTTTTAGGTGATCCACTATTAGTAAAATCTGATTTTTCATTTGCCAATAATTCAATAGATTCAATAAATTCTTGAATAAAGGATTGTTTATAGGCATAGTCGCCCTTGTTCCATTTTATTAATGCTGTTTTTGAAAAATATTTTGCTTTGGTAGAATTTTCATTATTTTGATTCATATTATTTCCTTACACTTAATTTACAATAATGCCCCACCAATGTCAGATAGCATTTTATACATTTAACCAAGCGAATACTAAATGTAATATTGTAAAAAACAAGGACTTATTGACTTTCAATTAATGTAATATACTGAATATAAAAATATCGGGAATAATTTTTTAGGTCAAAAATATATTTTTTCTTCAAGTTAGAACTTAGAGGTTGATGTCTTACTTGAGATATTATTTTAATTAATACAGTTAATAAACACATATAAAAAAAGGATGGCAAATAGTTGAAAGATTTAAGAAAAAATGAGAGCGGTAAATGAATCAGGTTTATTGGTCAAAGCAGAACTTGGTTTTGTGAGAACTAATTTTTCGGGTCCAGTTATTTTAGCTCAACCTGACCATGATTGTGCTATTATATTCCAAGGTGATCAAAATAATATAAAAGCTGTGGCGTTATTTGAAGTGGAAGGGGATAAAATTACTCGATTTGATCTATATATTCCATAATTATTTCAAATCGAAGGTACTGATTTCTATCCTAAATAAAAAACTTAATTTTCAACAATACACACCCATGCTCTCCTTCAGCATCTTGACCATGAGATCCCGTACATCCTTTGGCTCGAGTATTTCAACTTCCTTGCCATACATGAAAAGCTGTTTGCACAGGTATAGACCATCGGAAACATCGAATCGTGCTTCATAATAGTTGCCTTCATCAAAGAAGGTAATCTTCGGCTCCACGATGCCCAGAAACTGCTCCATGGAGATCGCCACATCCTGGGTATACCGAATACGCACATTATATTTTTCACCCAGAAAAGAGCCCAAGGTATCTCGAAACAATTCATCTACCGGCGGCGCCGTTTCATTGAAGGATTCATCCAGGACCTTGAGCTTCTCGAAGCGGTTAATGATGAGAATCGGATTATAATCTTTATCGCCATTAATACGGTGACCGTAGAGGTACAGGTTGTTATTCCTGAGAACCAGATGGAAAGGATTCATGACGCAGTGAATATAGCGGCCGTCGTTGGTCGTGTAATCGAAGGAGATGCGTTTTTTTTCCTTGATGGCAAAGTAGATGCGTGCAAGAACCCAAAGGCAGTCATTGGGACGCCTCTTCATGAGCTGTCGCAGGATGACTTCACGGGATGAATCAGTTGCCACGAAGAGGCAGTAGATATTCAGTAGACGGGCAAGCATCTCTTCGTCCAGGGGCGCTGAAAGCTCAATCCGGTGAGCGCCTTTTTCAATATCAACGTCGATTCCAAGCTCCTCAATTATGTTTTTGTTTATATAGTCCCGGATGTTCTTGTCGCTTAACGCTATGTTTTCGTCCCGGGAAAGAGTATCGGCCAGGCTGTTGCCGTTCCAATCCTTGGGATCCTGGTTGTTCTGCAGAAGGGCTATTATATGCAGATATCTTTTAATAACCGCGAGCTTTTTCTCAGGATCGGGAATAATTATGTTATTTTCCATAAAACACCTGTAATTTGTGAAGATAGACGATGAATGTATATGTTTATAATCGGTATTTAAACACTGATTTGTAAACAAAATGCCACATGATCCATGGATAATAAAATCATGGTATATCAAATATTTGGATAAGGGTAAACCTTCAGGGTATATCTTTTTCAATACGGATAATCTATTTTGCTATTATCACCCGCAGGCATATCCGCCCATCGGAGGTCCCCCGGGGAAATATTTTTAGTATATGGGAGGTAACCCATGAACAAAGTTCACATCAACGGTCGTCTTATCAAGGATCCAGCCCTTAAGGAGCTGGAAAACAACAATGCTGTCTGCACGTTTTTCATTGCCAATGACGTGCATTTCGGCGCAAACAAGAAGACCGGGTTTTACAAGGTGACTGCCTGGGGGCACCAGGCCCGCATCATCTCGGAACATTCCAAAACCGGATCGGAGCTCTTCATCACTGGACGGCTTGAGCAGTACCGATATGAAGACGAGAAGGGTGAGACTGTGTACGACAACAGCATAGTTGTCGAGCAGTTCGATTTTGGGGCGAGGGCCGCTGCGGTCGAGAAATCAGCCTAATTGTGTGTCATCCATGAGAGCCTCCTCTCTATAAAAGAGAGGAGGCGGTATTTATTATTGTCAGATAATCATGAAAAAGGAAGAATTAAACATAACTCACAATAACGGAATGGAATCATGAAGCGATATATTGTCTTTGTATTTATCATTATGTTTATCTGCCCCTTCGTTTTACAAGCCGGCGGGCAAAATGCCAGGGTGCTATATGTAATCGACGGCGATACCCTGAAGATCATATATGACGGCAAAAAGCAATCCATTCGGCTCATTGGCATAGACGCCCCTGAGTCGAAGAAAAACAAAAAGGCCTTTAAAGACTCGCGTCGCAGCGCCGAGGATATCAACGCCATTGTGTCCCAGGGCAGGGTGGCAAAGAAGTATGTCAAAGGCCTGGTTAAAAAAGGTGATAGAATAAAAATACAGTTCGATGTTGAAAAGAGAGACAAATACCGCAGGCTCCTGGGATATGTGTATCTTCCCGATGGGCGAATGCTCAACGATGTTATTATCCGTAACGGATACGCGAGTCCGCTGACGATTCCACCCAATGTCAAATATAGAAAGAGGTTCCTGGGGTCATACCAGTATGCCAGGAAGCACCGGTTAGGTTTGTGGAAATAAAGATATAACCAATAATCATTGGGAAGGGGGATGCCCTATGATGGAATTTAACAGCTTATTAACGATAGAATGCGACTGCATGATTGAAAGCCCTCACTGCTGGGGAGAGTTTCTTCTATACATTACCGAAGACGAGACCAAGGCAATGGGCCTTGAAAAGCTGGGAGAGTGGGGTTGGGATTTATCAGACCCTGATTATCATGTCTGTCCGTACTGTAGTAAGGGTCTCAATAAAGAGGATGTAATTCCACCAAAGGTGAGGAGAATAAAATAAAAAAGGGGGGATCAATAATGGCAATAAAGAAAAATAGCGAAAGCATATGGACACCGCCGATTGTGAAGAATCGGCCTGAAGGTGTAAAACCGAATTTTGACGATACCATGGAGCGGATGAACGAGATGAGGCGGCGTATGTTCGGCGGTCTCTGGGGGGCTGTTATCGGCGACGCCCTGGGGGTCCCGGTGGAATTTAAAAGCCGGGATGAAGTAAGGCGTGACCCGGTAACGGGGATGCGGGGCTACGGCACCTTTCATCTGCCGGCTGGCTCCTGGTCGGACGATTCGTCGCTCCTGCTCTGTACGGCCGACAGCCTGGCCCGCGGCTATGATCTGAAAGACATTGCTGACAGGTTCATGAAGTGGATGACAGGGGGCCTGTGGACGCCGTACGGCAGCGCCTTCGATATCGGAAACGCCACAGCCCATGCAATAAAGAGGCTTCAGCGCGGAATTTCACCGGAATTATCAGGGGGCGATACTGAAAGAGATAACGGAAACGGATCGCTTATGCGCATCATTCCAGTGGCGGTATGCTTTTACACTTTTGGGATCGATGAGTTCATTCAGCGTATCCACGCCATATCCTCAATAACCCATCGGCACCCGCGTTCCCTCATGGCCTGCGGCATCTATTGCCTCATTGCCCGAAACCTTATCGAGGGGAAAACAGCCATGGATGCTTACCGAGAGGCGATAGACCTGGCATCGGATATATATGACAGGGATCCCTTCAGGCAGGAGCTGCGCCATTTTCGGCGGATCCTTGGCGGCAAGATCGGGTCGCTGCCGGAAGAAGCAATCAACTCTTCCGGGTATGTGATCGATACGCTGGAAGCTTCCCTGTGGTGTCTCTTGAACACCGAATCGTACAGCGAAGCGGTGCTTAGGGCCGTGAACCTGGGGCATGATACTGATACGACCGGGTGTGTGACTGGCGGGCTGGCGGGTATATGTTATGGAATTCAGGGGATCCCGGAAGAATGGATTAATGTCATAGTGCGCAGGGATGATATTGCTGGTTTATTTGATATGCTTATAACCTCAAATAATATCTAAACAAACGTATAGGTCAACATGTGTCATGGGTCCTGTGATATATTATAATTAAAGGTAGTCGGAACAAGTTAAGTGAAATTCGGGAACCTGTCAACTACGGGTTCCTTCCTGATCGGTTTAAAAATTTTCCAGGAGGCAGTCGTGACTGAAATCAGAGAAATGCTCGAAACTTACCAGAGGCTCTACCAGGAGCTCGATGAGATCGGAGGACCGGAGAAAAACGGCGAGCTCTTCGAAACGATAATATACATGGAGGAGGATATCCTCAAGGCTGTTGATCTCCCTCCGGCGCAGAAGTACCGTTCACTGCTCTGGGAGAAAGACATGGATGATATTATATCGAAACTGGAGGAGGCACGGGAAGAGTACGATAGCCGGCCGATTCACGATCCGACCCTCATAATCATGGACGCCATTTTCAGGCATATCGACGAACCTGAAAACATACTGCCCATGGTGGGTTTTTCCCATCACACGTACCAGATATTCCTATTCAGCGGGAAGCTCCTCTCCTCGGAAGACCTGTCTGAAATAGAAAAGATAATAGCGGAGATGAAGAGAGCAGAGGAACACCTCAATGACCTGGGGCTGCTCTCTGAGGGCGGGACCAGGGAATATCCGGACCTGTATCGGAAGCTTATAGACTTGGGTTTTGAATATCTTGATGAATTCCTGATGCATAACGATAAGTTCGACCTTAACGATGAAGACATGGATGTGCGGCAATTCTTCCTTCGGGGAATATTAAACGCCAGGAAAGGGAATAAAGATGATGCAATCAGGGATTTTAGCTCTGCCCTGAAACTTAGACCTGACAAGGCGGTTATCTATTATAACCGCGCGCTGGCTTATGAGAGTGAAAAAGATCTTATTAAGGCCTTTGAAGATTATTCAAAAGCCATTGAGATAGATCCTGAATATTACATGGCATTGTGCAACAGAGGCATATTGCTGGCCTTTGCGGACCAGTACGACAAGGCCCTGGAAGATTTTAACCAAGCCATAGAGGCCAGGCCTGATATGCCGTTTGCGTATATCAACCGTGGGAACCTGTACGCCGAGTTGGCAAAGTTCGAGCTCTCCATTGAGGATTTTACCAAGGCAATCGCTCTTGATCCCGATATTGCATACCTTTATTGCAACCGGGGAATCAGCTTTTATCGTCTCGGTAAAAAGGAGAAGGCCCTCGAAGACCTGGAAAAATCCGCTTCCATGGGCCATGACCTGGCAAAGAAGGCCCTGGATGAATTGTTTCCTACGGAAGGCGCCAGTCATTGATTTGGATCAGTCTGAAATAATGTTGAAGAATGTATAAAGATCTATTAATAAACTATTTACACAGAGGTTATTATGAGAGAAATGAATGTTGATGTAACTTTTAATGAAGTGAAGAATATATCAATTTGCAGGTTGCAAAAGGGATACAGCCTCACCATCAATAAGGAAACCATAGAACTCATCAATACAACAAATTTTGAATGGCGCATTGCCCAGGGGATGTCCCCCACATTATATCATATGTATTTCGGCAACGAGAGCGGGGATAAGGATGAGTTAAATTTCCACATTACGTTTAATGAGCCCTGTTATGTAAAAATTTCTAACGGACATCCCCGCTGCTATGTGCACATAGAACTCGTTCAGGAGTAATCATGGAAGCCTACTGGCAAATGATAATGGATATCACGGGCTGTCATATCACTCCCCATGGTTTGTATATTCCCGGGAATCCATACAAGTTCATCCTGTGGAATGAGCTACTGCTTATCATACTGTCTTTCGCCATGACGATTGTGTGGCTCAAGAACCGGGCCTTGAGACGCCAGCTCGCCCGGGAGCGTCTAAGAGCGTACAAACATGGATATAAGCCTGTTAATCATATATATGATAGAATTGCTCATTGTCATGTACACTTCGAAATAGTAAAGAAAATCATCGGGGAATATAATCTTATCTGGTTGAAATATATTGATTTTCAAGGGAATGTTACTGAACGGACCATCGAATTCCATGAACTATTTCAAAAAGATGGGCACTGGTATATCGAGGGTTTCTGCCTGCTCCGCTGCGAGGCAAGGTCCTTTCGGGTGGACAGGATAATTGAAATAAAGCCGGTTATTGATGATGCAAATGGACAACATTTACCCGAATATCTTGGTGAAAATATTTTAAATGATGATATTCCCTGGTCCCATATATGAAAGAAACGAATATATATTTTTTTCTAAGGAGTTAACTTTATGAGCTCAAACAATTATCCAAAACCCGATCGATCTGATCATTATCCTCAAAAGGATGCGCATCGTAAATATTATCCGGAACTTGATTTAAGTTCTTCCGAGAAAATATTCAATGATGGAAGACCTTATATTGTTGAGGATTGGGTTGATAAAGAGATGGAGATAGTTTGCATGACATGTTTTTATTCTACAATAGGAATAGAGAACTGGGACAGTAATCAGCATAAGGATTACCTTAACCGGCATAATCTCCTGTCCAATCAGGAAGAAAAGTATAAAAATAGCGATCCCGGAATCAAGAAAATTATGGATAATTCCGGAAATGAGATGTGGTCTGTAACGTCTATAGTGTCTGAATGGTAGCAATAAAATCAGGCAAGAACTTCATAATATGTGAAGCCCAAAAAAAATGATAACCTCTACCTTGACGGTATATCAAATTCCTGTCTGCTGATTTGTAATGGTAATAAAAGATAAATAAATATTGTATGGTCATTATCACTAATATTTTATCCATAATATCCCTTGAAGTGAATCCGGTGCGCTAAATATATTTGAGAAGGGGATGATTATGAAATTATCGGAACTTAAGCATTTCACTGCATTTATTGATGTGTTGTTTGATTTCTTCAAGGAAAACAACATTACTTCGTGCCTGTATCAACTGGATGATTTTGATGCCATGAAAAAGAAACTTCATGACGCGGATGTGCATGAACAAACTTATCTGGGCAATTTCAGGCAATTTAACATTAGTTTGCGTTTATGTGCGGATGAATGCGAGGATGCTGTATATTATTTTTTATTCAGCGATAGAAACCCCGGCAA of Spirochaetota bacterium contains these proteins:
- a CDS encoding agmatine deiminase family protein, with translation MLITKFNYMLIPDWSIPKELFLVWPGGIANRNHLVPFYVNFIKHIPETVGISLIISNRELRNDINKILIENDINRAISFVEIPFINGGKAYDIWIRDWSPLCAVDDSGKSIYLKAKYSPAYLDSDEADPSDNAGKMLAGLSNDENIRFPLVWDLGNITHNGNGMAIVTNRIIADNEGFSKKGIQELFYQMLGINKLMFIDEEPGDATGHVDGLIRFIGEDKLVVSRYPEICIEENKYIDGVKKQIQMESDNALEFIDIPNGLFIDESSEGVPSSFGNHINYFHLGSSILIPIYGIDSDDIALSAFKKALPHTKIVPIESSALSHKGGVLNCITWVTYDPYLPLFTRMKRLEECIVCDYHISYNPGHVLCDYKLVYIQRMTGYNSDGTEVVIACPLVKPVSEH
- a CDS encoding MBL fold metallo-hydrolase; translated protein: MNLTIHRGTHEIGGSCVELESNGSRIVIDIGIPLVNKDGTRFNINDYNDIPDQELLINEVLPKINGIYKWDKESTPLDGLIISHPHADHYGLYRYLSNELPVYLGKATGELIRITSIFGKQHAHTKILIGNPNYFLKNKSFTCGNFKITPFIMDHSAFDSYAFLIEADGKKMIYSGDFRHHGRKKYALPQFVKNVGKGADTMLLEGTMMGRESGKVLTEEDIEDKGIELSKNTQGMVFLYFSPQNIDRLVGFYKAASSTKRLFVIDVYTAYILLKLSKFAKIPYPSKSFRNIRIFFVGNYLDRLPVDEKEEFIKAMACYKISSEEIMSMPGKIMMTIRGSMINSLKKMNCLNGALFIYSMWEGYLKDKSMEKMMEFLNNNEIQRYILHTSGHASIDTLKHVVEAIKPKSLIPIHTFRPDQYNILGHHNIIRLKDGESYII
- a CDS encoding WYL domain-containing protein produces the protein MENNIIIPDPEKKLAVIKRYLHIIALLQNNQDPKDWNGNSLADTLSRDENIALSDKNIRDYINKNIIEELGIDVDIEKGAHRIELSAPLDEEMLARLLNIYCLFVATDSSREVILRQLMKRRPNDCLWVLARIYFAIKEKKRISFDYTTNDGRYIHCVMNPFHLVLRNNNLYLYGHRINGDKDYNPILIINRFEKLKVLDESFNETAPPVDELFRDTLGSFLGEKYNVRIRYTQDVAISMEQFLGIVEPKITFFDEGNYYEARFDVSDGLYLCKQLFMYGKEVEILEPKDVRDLMVKMLKESMGVYC
- a CDS encoding single-stranded DNA-binding protein, yielding MNKVHINGRLIKDPALKELENNNAVCTFFIANDVHFGANKKTGFYKVTAWGHQARIISEHSKTGSELFITGRLEQYRYEDEKGETVYDNSIVVEQFDFGARAAAVEKSA
- a CDS encoding thermonuclease family protein, with product MKRYIVFVFIIMFICPFVLQAGGQNARVLYVIDGDTLKIIYDGKKQSIRLIGIDAPESKKNKKAFKDSRRSAEDINAIVSQGRVAKKYVKGLVKKGDRIKIQFDVEKRDKYRRLLGYVYLPDGRMLNDVIIRNGYASPLTIPPNVKYRKRFLGSYQYARKHRLGLWK
- a CDS encoding ADP-ribosylglycohydrolase family protein; amino-acid sequence: MRRRMFGGLWGAVIGDALGVPVEFKSRDEVRRDPVTGMRGYGTFHLPAGSWSDDSSLLLCTADSLARGYDLKDIADRFMKWMTGGLWTPYGSAFDIGNATAHAIKRLQRGISPELSGGDTERDNGNGSLMRIIPVAVCFYTFGIDEFIQRIHAISSITHRHPRSLMACGIYCLIARNLIEGKTAMDAYREAIDLASDIYDRDPFRQELRHFRRILGGKIGSLPEEAINSSGYVIDTLEASLWCLLNTESYSEAVLRAVNLGHDTDTTGCVTGGLAGICYGIQGIPEEWINVIVRRDDIAGLFDMLITSNNI
- a CDS encoding tetratricopeptide repeat protein, with protein sequence MTEIREMLETYQRLYQELDEIGGPEKNGELFETIIYMEEDILKAVDLPPAQKYRSLLWEKDMDDIISKLEEAREEYDSRPIHDPTLIIMDAIFRHIDEPENILPMVGFSHHTYQIFLFSGKLLSSEDLSEIEKIIAEMKRAEEHLNDLGLLSEGGTREYPDLYRKLIDLGFEYLDEFLMHNDKFDLNDEDMDVRQFFLRGILNARKGNKDDAIRDFSSALKLRPDKAVIYYNRALAYESEKDLIKAFEDYSKAIEIDPEYYMALCNRGILLAFADQYDKALEDFNQAIEARPDMPFAYINRGNLYAELAKFELSIEDFTKAIALDPDIAYLYCNRGISFYRLGKKEKALEDLEKSASMGHDLAKKALDELFPTEGASH
- a CDS encoding WYL domain-containing protein; the encoded protein is MEAYWQMIMDITGCHITPHGLYIPGNPYKFILWNELLLIILSFAMTIVWLKNRALRRQLARERLRAYKHGYKPVNHIYDRIAHCHVHFEIVKKIIGEYNLIWLKYIDFQGNVTERTIEFHELFQKDGHWYIEGFCLLRCEARSFRVDRIIEIKPVIDDANGQHLPEYLGENILNDDIPWSHI